The sequence atgagatctggagctgagaggCCCTAGCTGAGCAGCAGTGAAAAGGTTGTTGCTgcataagtgctgtttgatagcactgttgacaatacCTTCTATCACTTTTCTGATTGAGAGGAGAccaatgggacagtaattggctggattggatttgtcctgctttttttggacagggcatatctgggcaattatccacattggcaggtagatgtcagtgttgcagctgtaatggaacagcttgactcggggcatggctagttctggagcccgtcttcagtactacagccaggatgtcgttggagccttttctgtatccagtgcattcagccatttcttggcatcacgtggaatgaatcgaactggctgaagactgcatctgtgatgctggggacctcgggaggaagccaagatgaatgatcaactcaacacttctggctgaagatgattgaaaatgcttcagccttgtctcatTGTTATTcgtgggaccttgtgtgcaaattggctgccatgttgcatatagagtttttttttattgaaagcGAAGAATTAAATTAGTGTGTTTTTAAAAACAGAGAAGGATTTTTctctgaacattgaatgctgaaacttagtgtttgaactgagtggaACAGACTGCAAGTTAGCTGTTTCCAGGCAACTTAGGGGAATGataggtcacatgacttgattgttagctggctgggacctgttttgCAGACCTCTctggaaaggaagacttgcatctcttagaaagaaatcctacatttgaggtatGGCTGTGGTGTGCCTAAAGAGAGGAAAAAGactcctggagagagaaaaaaaaatcaggaaaagaGTAGTTGCTACTCTCTGTGGAGAAAAACTGCTTTGCAGAGAGAAAGCCCCTGCATTTGAAATGCAGCAGATTTCctatccagtctctgaagaatccctgccaagagtgattcctgttgcctcttgtgttttgggaaatcctgaaaaatcaagaaagcttctactgctagactgctacttcaaaacaagcagacctgttgttacaccctttgctgaaagattttTGTTatccctgctgcagacaaattgccttgaaagcctacccatcacagactgttcatcaacctcgcctggagaacttcgaatggcatccaactattcgactctgggacaactCACCTTACTGGAAACAACCAACCAGAAAGTGATAAACTCAaacattttttttcttctttttactCTTAAGAAATAGCTGTAACCAAAAcatcctttttccctggttaaccgtttgttttttaatgtatgtgtgtgcatgatgagggttaggaagaataagaagttttaaaagaatatttgcacatatagagttatctcattattgtttaagacttagtttattaataaatagttaattttgttattgttttgaagaaatctggtttggtgtgttttattctgggggacaaatagtgtttaatttggctattatcCAGTAGATAGGAAACTTTACTGATATGCTAtgatctgtggagtagtgggactgaattaatagtgcattactcctgccttggtcgtaacaattacAACAGTaaccatacttcaaaagtacttcagcgtgttggaatgtcctgaggtcttgaaaggagtTTATAAATTCAGGTATTTTATATCAGTTTCTTGACATGGAGCCCAGATGCAGTTCAAACATTTTAAATTGGGTAGATGCACTTTTTAGTAGATTGCATTTGGTGTCCGTTTTCATTTAGGAATTTTGAGCCAGCGCATGAAAAAATCTTAGTTGTGGTCCTTCACTAAAATTTTGCTTGGCATTCAGTCCTTTTATAGCATTGGGCGTTAAGAGTGTTTTTTTTAGGATGATTTAGTATACACTGGATGGCTTGGAAATTAAGGTACCCCAAAATAGTATTTTTTTGTTTTTCCAATGCACTGGCTCAACTGAGAGCATCCCTTGGCTATTGGCTAAGTTGCTGTGTAAGAGGAGTTCTGGAGCTATtacttgtatttttttttattcattcatgggacgtaggcgtcactggccaggccagcatttattgcccattcctaattgcccttgagaaggtggtggtgagctgccttcttgaaccgctgcagtccatttggggtaggtatacccacagtgctgttaggaagggagttcaggattttgacccagcaacagtgaaggaacggcgatatagttccaagtcaggatggtgtgtgacttggaggggaacttgcaggtggtggtgttcccatgtatttgctgcacttgtccttccagttgatagaggtcgcgggtttggaaggcgctgtctcaggagccttggtgcattgctgcagtgcatcttgtagatggtacacactgctgccactgtgcgtcggtagatgGGAAACAAAATTGGATGTTTGGTCTACCAGCCATggtttttgtttttgtattgaacGAGTTAGCTGACAAACTTCAAATCTAACATTTTTACAGCTAGACAATTCTGTAACAAATAATAAACTATGCCTCTATATTTAGAAACCTGAGGAGAAATTCCCTAAACTAACTAAGCAAAACCTTCAGCCCCCTATAATTCTTTACATTTGTTTGATTGTCTTTCAGTTTAAACTGAACATCGGATAGAAATGGATGTCCAGAAGGACTTGCAGCCTCCAAAACAACAACCCATGGTTTATATTTGTGGAGGTAATAATTTCAACAATCTGGACCACAATTGATGTTTTTAATTTTGAATAACTAAAGTAGATTATTTTGTTACTTCTTAGATCTTTAGTCAATTTTGCATTCCGATAAAGATGGTGTTTTCTTCAGTTACTGCATTCAGCACTAGAACACTTACAAAATCTAGAAGCTTTAAAGTTTAAGGTTGAAGTGAAGATTCACAATGTATATTATATGAAATGCTCCAGCTTCAAAGCAATGCCCGTTTAATATATGGAATTGTCCTCCAGTATTTAATCCCCAGTACAGACTCAGCTTTTTTTTAATCATCTTGTACTATCAGATTACAAAAGCAGGTCCTGGCATTTCTCCAAGACATCCAATTTGCTTTCATTTCCAAATAATTAGTTCAACAACAGGCACGCTGCAGAAAATACTGGTGTGTGTCTCAGCTTTATGTACTACAATATTCAACACCATTGCTGAGGTTCCTCTCAAGGCTCCATCTCATTGTCAGGCATGTTTAGAGGCACATAAAGTGCTGCCAGTAAAATCTGTCAGATTGCTCAGTTTGGATCTATGTTGTTGCACTTGCAAGTTTGTATCCTTGCCCACTAGTTTTCCCTTCGCCTAACACAGCTGTCCTCTGTGAAACTACCATGTCAAATAAAAataaacagggcactagtctggagtgGAAGGACACAGGCTTACCCCCCtaaattgccagtcttatctaacACTGTGGGCAGATACTGAGCAGAGAATGTGTTTACCTTTTGGAAAGGGAGTACAAGAGGAAGAGAAGGTTTCTGTTGTCAGGTTGGGCTGATGCACCTTTTAGTGACTGGCTTAAGAACAGCATACAAAGTAACTGGACAGTAGCTTGGTACAGCTGGTGTCCCTGCTGTAAAGATGGAAACAAAAAAAGTTTGCCTGTGTGTCGTGGTTCCAGAGATAAGTAACATTGGCTGGAGAGGAAAAAGCCTTATGTTTCAATGGAAAGACCCTGCAGTATAAATTTACATTGCATTTACTTTGTAGCATTGCTGCTGATGACAGCTTTCATTTTAATGGCAGAGCGGTATGGAAAATGTAGTGGCACTGCTGCAATTGGAAACAACAGGACTCAACTAAACAAGCCAGCACAGATATTTCCTGATCACTGGCTTGCACAGACCTTTCCTATCCATTGGGGTAGGTCTGGCAGTAGGAGCTGTGTAATGTTTCCAGTGCTTAGGTGCCCAGAATATTAACTATTTTACAGCATGCCAATGGATAGCTAACACTCATGCTTGTTTTCCGAACATGTGATTTTATGGCATCAGGAAAAAAACTTGGTAATGGTTAGAAAGATTTGTTAGATTTTTTTGTAGAATTTTTTTTGTGTTGTTTCAGAGGAAATTTAATGAAGTCTGAGTTATTGGTTCCAGCCACAGCATCCAGAATGTACCCAGTTATGGAAATCTCAAGTTATCCTGCACATAAAATGTGTTTCCCTTAGTAAAGCTTGCGACATCTATGACACATGCAGGAAAAAACTCTTTATCAGTCCTATCACCGTAATGACTCAAAGTTGTATGTAATGTCAGTTTTTAATTAGTTCAGATGCTTGTGACTGCTCTTTTATAAGACATTTTactacagtgttgtagctgttgcaCATGATCTAAATTATAAGCACTTATCTTGAATGTGCCGCCTTCAATAGTAGTGCCCATTTTCTGAAGCCAATGCATTATTACATTCCCACGTGGTTAGTACTGGTAGCCAGCTTGATGCTCTGGTGATTTGTTTAAACTCAGAACTTTCCTATTTAAACAGCTATATTTGCTACATAATTCTGATACTAATTTCTAATGAAGCTTCATTATTGAGCTTCAGAGGCCTTTGCATGCTTGTTGTGCCAAGTAGTCTTGCTTAATACTGAGTTCTTAATCGACAGCAATACCAGTGAATAAATTTGCCACTATAAATTAGCAATAGGTCTCACTGCCAAATGTCCAGCTTGTTCCTCCAGCTGGCATAACTTTTTATTCAAAATGTTAATCTTTCTCTGCATACACAGAGGTGAGTACTTGAACAACATTTAACGGAAGTATATGCATGTACATTTTTCTGGTGCCAATGTAATTGTGTGTGAATTTGAATACTGAGTTATTTATTTATTACAGAATGTCATACTGAAAATGAAATTAAAGCCAGAGACCCTATTCGATGCCGTGAATGTGGTTACAGAATAATGTACAAGAAAAGAACAAAGAGATGTATCCTTAAGCAATACAGCACACAACTATTTAATAAGGCTTTAATGTTCTGCTTATTTTGCATTATATGGAGTGCATATTGTGATCCAGGCTGGAACCTGTCTATATTATTAGAACCCTTTCCCTTGTGCAGATGGTTTTGTTAACAATGCTTCAGTTTAGGCTTCTTAGATTGCTGGATTGTGATAGTGTACTAATGCTATTGAAACAATTGATAACCATTACATTGTCATTTGTGCACTACTTTgcatcattcatgcctttgttataagGTTTATAAATTCCCATTGTTCATTACTTATTAACAGTTTCACTAACGGGCATGGCTtgttggtgtgggaaatggaaacatTACACTTCGCATTAATGCATTGGAAGGTGATCCTCTGAGTTTAAGGATGTGTAACATTTTTGTTAAAACAGGGCAGAGGGAGCTTTGTACTGTATCTAACTAGTGCTATACTGATGTTCAGTGCTAAGTGTGATAAAGTATTCAATTCCCCAGAACTGCAGTCCACTGTAATGAGTACAAAATTTACTACACACCAAAAAAAAACTTATGAACCTCAAATTTGA comes from Heterodontus francisci isolate sHetFra1 chromosome 5, sHetFra1.hap1, whole genome shotgun sequence and encodes:
- the polr2k gene encoding DNA-directed RNA polymerases I, II, and III subunit RPABC4, giving the protein MDVQKDLQPPKQQPMVYICGECHTENEIKARDPIRCRECGYRIMYKKRTKRLVVFDAR